AACACCGCTCAGCAGTACACCGTGAGCCAGCAAAATCCTgcaccaaaacaaaagaaagaaacaacttAATAAGTACTGGGATACTGACCGGTAATTCTtccacacaggaacaggaaatCTGGGAAGCCTGCAAAGAAAAGTGTTGTGACCATGAATAACTTTACATCTAAAATAAACTGGTGTTGCAGTCTTTATACTAACAGTTTTGCTTATATACATGGACACTATGATACATATTTGACATAACATTAGATTGTagactaaataaacaaaatgctCCAGATTATATACTTGCCAATTTATTAGGTACATCCACCCAAACCCTACTGTACATAATAAACAAGGTGAACCTAATAAACCACACTCAATGAGGGCAGTCTAGATATTAAAAACACCTACCAGTAAGACCATAATTTGAATCAACatctttttaaaagattttcaCCAGAaactaaacatttaaatatttattacaaGACTGTTTGTATTCGTTTTAGTCAAATGTACccaataaactggcaactgagtgtatGTATATGCCAAATACTAAAGTGTTGAGAGAGTGATGTCTCATGTATAAAGTATATAACATGAATGCATGTACAGTGTGGCATTAATTATTCTGAAACTGGTCAAAATCGTGTAAGACAAAATGCAGTTGTACAATTACTATAATTGCCTGTATTATGTAAACAGAAACTACTCTTTAAAATACTTTGACCAACACACATGATTGTTATAGACATTTCATATGGGCATGCAGaaacaataaaaccactgaTTACGCAAACTTCGCTGTTACTATCAACTCCATTCATACAGATTTTACTCTTCAATGTGGACACTTGACTTAGCAGTGGAATGTAAACACCAGACTGTCATAATGGATACTGTTGTCAGAGGTTTGGTGTGCCGGGTAACTTGATATTTACACCAGATCGAAGCCACAGCCGTGGACAGTGAAAACATTTCTTGGGTTACAGTGTCAGATCCAGCTacaagttagcatgttagcatgttagctgcTAAACTTACGTTAGACGATCCAGTTCGAACAATGGTgacttctcctctttttttctttacgtTCTcacaagaataaaaaacatgggtccatttaaaaaaacactggacGGCTGTAATTTAGGGACAAACGGTTCTATATCGAGCCTAACTCTACATTATCCTTAAACTTTTGCTAAACTTGGATTTAACTTcgatgaaaaagaagaaaaaccttGCGGCTGTACTAGCGTATGTGTTTTCGACacgcagccaatcagaggacgACATTCAAAGATAACCACGCCCCGAATAACATTCATTGGACCAATAGATTTGAATAGAAAAGAGATGACGAATCATTATAATAAGGTACAAGAGCTGTCAGGGCCTATGGTACCTGGGGATTAAACAACTTTTAACCTTTCTAAAATCGTGCTTCAACATCAGCGTTACCAAATCTGTATTTTGAGGAACTGAAATTTCCTCATAACAAATGTAACAACTTTTTCAGACGGATGCTGACCAAAGATTTATACAAACAATTCAGCAGTGAACTTGATGTTAAAAACCTGGATCCTGCTAAAGTACTATGATTAAAAACGGAACCCTTACAATATCCCATATTATGCGAAGCTAAAGCAATTCACTCGATCAATGATATATATCCTTTCAGTGAATCCTTTAGATTAAGATTCAGTTGATAATGTTCCTTCTGCAGTGCAGCAACTGAAACCATAGAGCATGTTTACAGGACACAAGTGCATCTGTTGACCTCAGATCACATGTAGATGTATGGACAGGTTAAGAGAGAGACAATAGAAAATCTGCTGATTAACACAATtctcacaatgacaaaaaatactgtaaacCCCACACACTTTTAATGCTCTTTATAAACAATTTCACTTGTATTGTAAATCCCTGAAATCTATGACTTGTAAATCTGCCAGAGAGCTACTGATATGTGTAAAATTGTACATATTATAGACCCTGAATGctaatttatatatttctagttctattcattcatttgactttgtaatatttattatttacaattCGCGtactttaatttcttttatagatttactttattatatttctattttactaCTCAGATACATGCCCAGGATTTGGGTGGTTGACTTACAGACTGTTGAAAAGATACAAGAAATCGTCCAAATCTGTCTTTACTTACTCAAGCTCACTAACTTCTTCAGTGGTTTCTTGGTAGCTGGGGTTTCACCACCGTTACCTAGCAACCAGACTCCGCCTGTACGCCGCCGGTCCGGCTCCAGACGTTCAGCGCTGCCCTGTACATTATTAATGCTGCCACAGAAACTACACCTGTCCGATAAAACATATGTCgagaaggaaagagacagaaacactgttcCTCATTTCAAGATGATATCAGGCTGGAGCACAGGCGTGGATCGGATCAACTTAAAACTAACGTAGCAATGCTGAAGGAGTCATAACTAGAGTAAGttaccaccaccatcaccacaatAACGCAACATGGGACTGAAAATTTCGTACAGAGACTGCTTTGAGATTGCTTAAGTTAGGCCTTGCATTGTAGTAGTTTATGTTTCTTTGTTGTAATACCACAGAGCCTTTACAGTAGGTGGGACttaactaagtacatttactcaaatcCTGcatttaagtacaattttgaggtacttgagcattttctgctactttacaCTTAAACCCCACTACAATTCAGAGGTtaaatattgtatgttttttacCCCACTATATTTATTTGAGATACCATAATTACAGATTATTACTATTCACATAATTATTTTGCATGTAAAACATATTCacatataaaatatgatgaattGTTATTCAGTGACTTAACAAAATATTAGTGAATCAACTGGCCATATACAGCATtacaatgttaaaaaaagaatagtAATTCTCCAATAATAACTTttcataataatataacactgaTAGGGGTCTTTATGCTGCAGAGTGAGTTATGCTAAAACGTTTGACTTACCTAAGATATAAAATGCAGGATTTTCATTTGTTATggaatattttcatgttgtggAAATGCCACTCTTACTGTGAGtactgagtacttcttccaccactgtctctcacacacacctaaatTCTTTCAAACATCACTCACACAAAACACCTCACACACTATATGTCACGCGATCGTCTGCCCACACAATGTATTGATTGTTGAATAATTGACAGCTTAGCACATTTTGATCCAACGTTGTCAGCTCGCATGTTGTGTTGCTAAGTGATGAACAGGTGCTCCGTCCTCTTTTCTTTAACCCCTGTCTTAACACAGTGAAAAGAGGTTAAACAGTGCGTCGTCTTACATTTTCTGTTACAGAGAAAGTGTCCATGGAGGGAGATCCAGAGGAGTCAGATGAGGATCTTCAGGAGCCTACTGTGCTGTGGGAGAAGTGCATCCAGCAGAGCATTTTTGTCGACCTAAGTGAGGATGACAGTCTCCACCTCAGTGATTTGGAGAGCTCTTTAGCTTTACACCTCTCCCAGGCAGAGTCGGCTGCTTCGGAGGCCAGCATCCATCTCAGTGGTAAGTCCTAGACTCACAGCAGTCTGCATTTGTCTATACTGACTCCACTGAACTCTACGTAACACTGTCTGTGTTAGCAATAGGCTGGGTATAGATTTGTGTTGTTGGTGTTCTTTAATTTGCAGGGAGCGCAGAGCTGTCAGCCTTGGATGACACCTCCTCAGAGTCCAGTGCTGTGAGCAGTCAAAGTGAGAGGGTGGTGGAGAACAAGACCAAGAGCAACATATTGCACGTGTCCACCCAAAGACCAAACACCATGCGAGATGAGCCACCCTTACAGCGGGGGTATGAGGACCCAGGGCAAAACACCAGCGATGAGGATCAGGAGGACCTACCTTACGATGGGGACCTTGGAAGCCCCTACTTCAACCAGAAAGCTGGCACTGAGGGCAACATGAGCTCTGATGGAAGAGAAACAATTAATGCAAGTCCTGATGTTCCTGGTCCACTTGAGCTGTCTACAGCAGACAGAGATGATACCAGCGAGCGTTTGGATTCTGTTGAGCATAATGCTCAGAAACCAGCAACTGTGTTGCGAGAGGATGCCAATACCAAACAAGATGACTTTATTGATGCCTCCAAGCCAGGTGAAGTTGCCCCTTCATGCCCCAGTGCTGCAGACATTAACCAGCTGTTGCTGCGACACTTCTCTCAGGAAGAGTTGCTGCGGCATGGCAGGCTGATCGAGGCGGAGACCCTGCCAGAGGTGTCCCTACTGGAGAGCATGGACGACACCGTTTTCAGCTGGGCTCCAACGCACAACAGCACAATTAATAGTGACCACTCAGAGAACCCTGCTTGTAATTCTGAGATTAAtcagagtttctgctctgacagGACTGATGAGAAGATTCATTCTACATCAAAAAATTCAAGTTTAGAGGAAGAGGCCGAAGGCAAAACTGATAATGTGACCTCTGCTACCGACAGCGTTTCATCAAGCCGTGCAAGTGCAGACTCAAAGCAGAGCAGTGGGGATAACAGTGCTGTGGATGTAGCAAAGCAGGAGACGTCTGAAGAGGATCATCAGGTTCAGAGGGTTCCACTTGTGCGCACAAGGTCCTTCAGCGAGATGAAGTATGGCCAAGGCCAAGTACATTACCCCCTCCCTGACTTCTCTAAGGTTGCCCCCAAGGTAAAAATCCCCAAAGCTCCAAGTGGACCTGCTAGACCTGTTCATCAGAGCCCCAGCACCATGCACAGAGCCCAGTCCTCTCCGGGTATGTTAGAGGTGATCAGCAGAGTCCTGGAGGACTCGGTCCAGCCATCAGAGAAACCTTATGTGTTCAAGGATGAGGAGAAGCAGACTCCTCCAGCACTGGTGGATCACTTGCAGGTAGAAAACCTCAAGAATTTAGTCTTCACCCTGCATCAGTACCTACACCTTTTGGTTTAATACCCTCTCATAACAAACATGCTTTTAGACATAGGACTAATATTTAACCTGCCCTTCTTTTCTTTAGGCTGAATATGATAAATTACTAACCAAATATGCTGAGGCAGAGAACCTTATTGATCAAATGAGACTAGGAACCAATGTAAGTAAAATCTAATTTGTGCATGTATTtgagaaatcaaacaaaagtCAATTTTTCAATGCAAGTTATTaattttttgaaggtttttttttgcaGACTCAGACCTCCTCAGAACTACTGCTTTACTCAGACTGCGATGATGATAATCAGAGAAACCTAGCTGAGGGAAGCCATCTTGGATCCTTGACTCCTCACCCCCCCCTGTCAGGTACGTCCCTGTGTCTGACATCTGATATTATGACGGGTCGTCGCTACCTGCAAATTATGCAGCGAAGTGCAACTGGTTTCCATAGAGACAAATGGGGTCAGATGACACTATTCTAGTTACACAAACACCTTTACTTTGCTCTTGGAGCACTTTAATTTAGAGGAAAACAATGAGTGTGAAGTGTGACAACCTGACCAcacttaaatatttaatttctatttCGTATTGTCAAATCACAAGATTATCAGTAACTGTATGCATCAATTACTTATTTTGTTCATCGTGTGTTCTTGTGAGGCAAAtaaaggtaagaaaaaaaaaatccactgttttcagaaaacaaaggaGGAACTGGCCCCCAGAGCAACATCCAGGAGGTGAACACAGCTTCCTCCAGCCAGCCTGAGGAGGGTCCCAGTGATGGGGAAAGAATGACTGCTGAGCTGAGAGACATCATCAGCCCCTTCATGCAAAAGGTAAGTTCAAAAATATTACAAAGTGaccatgaaataaaatatgaatatacatCAAATCAATTGACAAACTTCTTCTACTCAGGTGGAAGAATTTAAAGTGGGTGTAGGCAACATGTCACTAAGCACAGCAGAACAGCAAATGGTAAGAACTGTTTACATCCTACATTAAGTAACCTGGTGGCACGGTGatacagtggttagcactgtcaactcacagcaagaaggttcaaTCCCTGGTttgcgtgggttctctctgggtactcagGTTTCCTCCCACTCTCTAAAACTCtaaaattgcccataggtgtgaatgtgagtgtgaatggttgtttgtctgtatgttggccctgcgatggactggcgatctgtacagggtgtacccagCCTCTCGCCCAAtaacagctgggataggctgcgacccttaatggataagtggtatagatagtggatggatggattaagTAACctatatgaaaaatatataaagaaaactTTCATTACTAATAACTATgtagttcttttgtttttacttctgcATTTGCCTAAATGTGAAATTCGTCCTTTACCAGATGTTGAGGAGCATGATGGAGGCTCAGGACCAGCTGGAGAGGAAATACATCAGTAAGAAGGAGGAGCACAGAGCTCTTGAGATGCAAAACTACATGGGTCTGTCCAGAAACACTGGCACCTTTGACCCAAACAGGTTAAATAAACTTCACTATTCCACCCATGTAAATATGTCAGTGTCATGTTAATGCATCCATTTattcatgtgtgagtgtatttgcGTGTGTTGACCTGTGTTCAGGCTGGTGGAGGGAGACATATTCAGGATAGGGATGCACCTTGAAGACATAAAGGAGATGAtagacaaaaatgtgtgtgagcagaTTTCTCCACCCCACTCGTCCTCCACTCCCACACCCATGAAAGAAATGCTACACGCGAAGCCCAGTCCTCTCTGCATGCCCACACCCTCGCCTCCACTGTCCCGGCATGAGGTAaccaccacacagacacaaacactgactccATAACGCTCATTTACcctcagagatttttttttgccatccCAGCATGTCAGTCcaatattattatttcatatttctgacattttttattcaggaaaaacaaagtcaaaagttgaaagaaagacagaatagAGAGGGTCTCCTCTCAGGGCAGATCTGTGCTCAGTTTGCAGGCCTTGGTTTCCCTATGTGTGTCACTGTCTCTCCAGTGACCCTTGCTTTATCTTCCTGGGACTTTGAgcacattttgtatttctctattttttggCAAAGTGCCTCCCCGACTTCAATGGCTTCAAGTTTGTCCATTTCTTCCCGGGCTCTCAGCTCCATCTCCTTCTCGAGCATTTGAATAAGCCATAATATGTCATGGCAAAGACCCCCCTGCctcttttcttccatttccaGCCTGGTAACAAGAGTCTGCCTTTCAGCTGCATGTTTCTCTGAAACCTTTTGGAGCTTCACCGATTCTTGGCAAAGAGCCTCCAGGATCTCGAAGTCCCTCAGGCTGTCTGACTCATTCTGTTCCCTCAGGTCGTTTTGCCCCTGGAGAAGCTCCACAATTTCCTGTTGGAGAcactccttctccttcttctctacCACGTACCTCTTGGCCATATCCTCAATGCTCTTCTCTATTGTGCTGAGCTTCTGCAGGGCATTATCAGAACACCTCTTTGAAGCCTTCATAACCTTTTTCATACCCTCTATGTCTTTGCAAAGTGCCTCTGCTACCTTGGCTGCGTCAgttttctctgcctctgcctggGCCCTTAACTCTTTTTCCTTCTGAAAGATCTGGTCCAGCTCCTCAATTTCCAGGTGGAAAACCTTTGTTTTAAGCTCAGCATCGAGCTGAGTCCTAACTGGGGGCTCAGGTGAGATGTTGCGTGTCTCTTCCAGTTTCTGCATAAGTTCACCTGCAAGGTCAACAGCCTCACCTGCTTTAGCCTCTGCCCTGATCCTCAGGTCTCTCTCTACCTGGAGCTGGTGGTTGAGCTCTGTAACTTTCTGAGAGAGaacttctctcttctttttctccatttggAGCTCAGAGGCGAGCGTCTGGTGCTCAGTCAAATGCTTGGCCTCCAGTTTTTGACCAGATGGAAGAATCACCTTCACACTGGTCACCTCATCAGTGCCCTCGGAGTTAACCCCCTGAAGTTTTTTCCTCAGTTTGTCAGTTTCTTGACTCAGGGccattttcttcctcctctttgctgCAAGCTTGTTTTTTAAGTGCAGCTTTATCGCTTCGTTTTCCAGCTGGAGGGTGCTGTGGTCACTGTAAAGGACCCTAAACTCATTCTCATACATTTCGAAGAGGTCCAGGATGAGCGTGCGGTTCATCAAGGGATCCATTTTCCTCTGCTAATGACAGCTATGTCTTACACACTGTAATGACACTGTGTCTAATGAAGACCAGTGGTATGTTATGATACCAGAAACATTATAACGGAGATAAATAGATACAGGATGATGCAGAATTCTAGAACATTACACGTTAAATACTATGTCATTATTACAAACTGTGGAACGGCAGTAGTTTACGATGGCCGCTTTACTGAGATTGAAACATGTCAAAATCAAAAGATAACAAGTCAGTAATGTAAATAACCATTAAAAATATTGCTGTGCAGTGCGTTTTGTGGCCATTTCACCCATAATTCAAAAAGTCACTGTTATACATGCACAATATCTGACAAAATTTGTTAAGTTAAATTATGCACACTCATTTTGTAACGCCCTGTGGTTGTATAGCAGTGTGAGGATTAACATTGTCCCTCTGTTTCATAACCAATAGAAATTATTGCctaaaatctgttaaaataataaaaaaaaaaaaacaattgttgCAATTGTCAGCACATAGTGACATACCAATATTTTTTCTAGATTTATATTGTTTCTCTATATACCTTTTAATTGCCTACTTTATAcatctttcatttcagtcttGCTCTAATAACATAGTTTCCTATTTCCTGCCTTGCAATTCATTAACATTCAGATATTTTAATGGTTTAATCAACACTAGCAGCAATGGCCGTGTTTGTCAACTAATCACGACTTTGTcccagagtgaaatatctcaacatatTACTGGATAGACTTTATGATCCCTTGACTTTTACCCAGTGCTACTAGCAactaatagttttttttaaaatatccaaTGAAATACTGTACTGAACTGGCACCAAATTTTGCACTGATGGTTTCCAATCCTCAGGACTTGACCCCCAGAAGGTTCACACTTTTCATAGAGAAATGCCTCAACAACCACAGGATGAATTCCCATGAAGTTTGTTGCAGACATTTATGTTCTCAAATGAATGAATTGTGTTCTTTTTGGTGATCTAGTACCAAGATCAGGTCTAAATTTCATGTAGTTTGCTTGATG
The DNA window shown above is from Lates calcarifer isolate ASB-BC8 linkage group LG4, TLL_Latcal_v3, whole genome shotgun sequence and carries:
- the LOC108883556 gene encoding microtubule organization protein AKNA, producing MEGDPEESDEDLQEPTVLWEKCIQQSIFVDLSEDDSLHLSDLESSLALHLSQAESAASEASIHLSGSAELSALDDTSSESSAVSSQSERVVENKTKSNILHVSTQRPNTMRDEPPLQRGYEDPGQNTSDEDQEDLPYDGDLGSPYFNQKAGTEGNMSSDGRETINASPDVPGPLELSTADRDDTSERLDSVEHNAQKPATVLREDANTKQDDFIDASKPGEVAPSCPSAADINQLLLRHFSQEELLRHGRLIEAETLPEVSLLESMDDTVFSWAPTHNSTINSDHSENPACNSEINQSFCSDRTDEKIHSTSKNSSLEEEAEGKTDNVTSATDSVSSSRASADSKQSSGDNSAVDVAKQETSEEDHQVQRVPLVRTRSFSEMKYGQGQVHYPLPDFSKVAPKVKIPKAPSGPARPVHQSPSTMHRAQSSPGMLEVISRVLEDSVQPSEKPYVFKDEEKQTPPALVDHLQAEYDKLLTKYAEAENLIDQMRLGTNTQTSSELLLYSDCDDDNQRNLAEGSHLGSLTPHPPLSENKGGTGPQSNIQEVNTASSSQPEEGPSDGERMTAELRDIISPFMQKVEEFKVGVGNMSLSTAEQQMMLRSMMEAQDQLERKYISKKEEHRALEMQNYMGLSRNTGTFDPNRLVEGDIFRIGMHLEDIKEMIDKNVCEQISPPHSSSTPTPMKEMLHAKPSPLCMPTPSPPLSRHEPPCAGFSTESYKMETQKEKGREEEVEEDSEVHGYDGLEQSSELITTDSALTNTGYNSCHSRSSRGSPERLDVLTAEGEEGDGEEGSSVLSEGIDHSNILAYLRGTNSTSRQREWTPESHSTPDSVLIPEGECDLGDCVSLAVEVSSSSDAAREPGTPSFSEPPLNTPCASQRIVSPETDSGFGSSYLNQSGSGSFQQNLLTESSSVQSHNDGLSSSDSEGSCSNLQTAIHSASLNSQQWASPHPSVQTQSCGGAAAAVELWVESTTKEPSVRLQGSDPSLPAHLHHHVSEPALSTNMEDRGSQVYSCSCNSEAILALQSEVSRLKKDLEEGLVQLPHLAQRMDYLTSKYRQDRQERRSKTRPRTHLRPACNSVWKSSNSGQNMSNLSSSPARIEDWISSDMDPSKSKGTDSGDTACSEITSQFHSSPIGSRRGSSTRPGPEFQFKFQGTLQSSKGTEGNCSVKTSGLTSSKGGGASDSHSKQRPQTVVESFYFKERWSLPSSPSLQRPLLQVSYGSSSSLPASYKVREAPLQSMSHHRKQSTQSDTALLPSNVYFQRTLSPVLVPSKTVSRTGRRRGSKEEEMNRTLDQAIEVARSMKRTTDRMAMRLSADLAKAQLHRKLHNMQPLGGRKHHAL